One region of Limnospira fusiformis SAG 85.79 genomic DNA includes:
- a CDS encoding Uma2 family endonuclease, producing MVQQVSPTVIYPDSDGQPMAENTQQFQWIVVIKENLEILFANRPDVFVAGDLLWYPVEGDNKTRQAPDAMVAIGRPKGHRGSYRQWEEDNIAPQVVFEILSPGNRLAEMNRKFKFYERYGVEEYYIYDPERLDLAGWRRGESELKMIEEMSGWVSPRLQIRFEFPPTGLELYYPDGRRFLTSVELHQQAEAAEERARRAEEELAEEKVRSQRLAEQLKRLGIDPDSAS from the coding sequence ATGGTTCAACAAGTTTCCCCAACCGTAATTTATCCAGACAGTGACGGACAGCCGATGGCAGAAAATACCCAGCAATTCCAGTGGATTGTGGTAATTAAAGAAAACTTAGAAATTTTGTTCGCCAATCGGCCTGATGTGTTCGTGGCGGGAGATTTACTCTGGTATCCGGTGGAAGGAGATAATAAAACCCGTCAAGCCCCCGATGCTATGGTAGCCATAGGCAGGCCGAAAGGTCATCGAGGTTCCTATCGGCAGTGGGAGGAAGATAATATAGCGCCCCAGGTGGTGTTTGAAATTCTCTCACCGGGGAATCGTTTGGCGGAGATGAACCGGAAATTTAAGTTTTATGAGCGTTATGGGGTGGAAGAATATTATATATATGACCCGGAGCGTTTGGATTTGGCGGGATGGCGGCGTGGTGAGAGTGAGTTAAAAATGATTGAGGAAATGTCTGGTTGGGTGAGTCCTCGCCTCCAGATTCGCTTTGAATTTCCGCCCACGGGTTTAGAGTTATATTATCCCGATGGTCGTCGTTTTTTGACTTCTGTAGAGTTACACCAACAAGCGGAAGCGGCAGAAGAACGGGCGCGGCGGGCGGAAGAAGAATTAGCCGAGGAAAAAGTGCGATCGCAACGTCTCGCCGAACAGCTAAAACGCTTAGGCATTGACCCCGATTCAGCTTCCTGA
- a CDS encoding Uma2 family endonuclease has protein sequence MVQQVSPTVIYPDSDGQPMAENTQQFQWIVVIKENLEILFANRPDVFVAGDLLWYPVEGDNKTRQAPDAMVAIGRPKGHRGSYRQWEEDNIAPQVVFEILSPGNRLAEMNRKFKFYERYGVEEYYIYDPERLDLAGWRRGESELKMIEEMSGWVSPRLQIRFEFPPTGLELYYPDGRRFLTSVELHQQAQAAQQQAETAQRQAQESEERARRAEEELAAEKLRSQRLAEQLKRLGIDPDSAS, from the coding sequence ATGGTTCAACAAGTTTCCCCAACCGTAATTTATCCAGACAGTGACGGACAGCCGATGGCAGAAAATACCCAGCAATTCCAGTGGATTGTGGTAATTAAAGAAAACTTAGAAATTTTGTTCGCCAATCGGCCTGATGTGTTCGTGGCGGGAGATTTACTCTGGTATCCGGTGGAAGGAGATAATAAAACCCGTCAAGCCCCCGATGCCATGGTAGCCATAGGCAGGCCGAAAGGTCATCGAGGTTCCTATCGGCAGTGGGAGGAAGATAATATAGCGCCCCAGGTGGTGTTTGAAATTCTCTCACCGGGGAATCGTTTGGCGGAGATGAACCGGAAATTTAAGTTTTATGAGCGTTATGGGGTGGAAGAATATTATATATATGACCCGGAGCGTTTGGATTTGGCGGGATGGCGGCGTGGTGAGAGTGAGTTAAAAATGATTGAGGAAATGTCTGGTTGGGTGAGTCCTCGCCTCCAGATTCGCTTTGAATTTCCGCCCACGGGTTTAGAGTTATATTATCCCGATGGTCGTCGTTTTTTGACTTCTGTAGAGTTACACCAACAAGCCCAAGCAGCACAGCAGCAAGCGGAAACGGCACAGCGACAAGCCCAAGAGTCAGAAGAACGGGCGCGGCGGGCGGAAGAAGAATTAGCGGCGGAAAAATTGCGATCGCAACGTCTCGCCGAACAGCTAAAACGCTTAGGCATTGACCCCGATTCAGCTTCCTGA
- a CDS encoding glycosyltransferase family 39 protein: protein MAVLEFDVSKTQPQMPGMFIIFIWMARFFHLFLDDPTLSLVAVNIVASGVTVAALYLLAKSWYNHQVGLSVALLTLTSPLFWYHSVTAFSHTL from the coding sequence ATGGCAGTGTTAGAGTTTGATGTTAGCAAAACACAGCCGCAAATGCCAGGAATGTTTATCATTTTTATCTGGATGGCGCGATTTTTTCACCTATTTTTAGATGACCCTACCTTGAGTCTGGTAGCCGTTAATATCGTCGCCTCTGGGGTGACAGTAGCCGCCCTTTATCTATTAGCAAAAAGCTGGTATAATCATCAAGTAGGTTTATCTGTAGCCCTCCTAACTCTCACCAGTCCCCTGTTTTGGTATCACAGTGTAACTGCCTTTTCCCATACCCTATAA
- a CDS encoding DUF6798 domain-containing protein yields MNLSPRLRGWQLGAIAFLLIGATLVFYGYELGSANLRNQLPAIAFLVDTHLYPRDFYVQEMVEFNPRFFYYHLIAFPAKLGLSIAGIIWVYYIIAFTSFMLALYAIGKIFLSDSISPSILVFLGLTAANGTIGFTNLFRQEPIPAVLAMGLAIWGIYYSFRSRWIIGYSLFGLAILLQFLIGFIPGILFIPIMAIKKINDNKSSKSIIIGLIIWLIFAACVYVPMKLLSETDSQIITPEKFIHLYAYIRHPHHLIYSQFGLRGWLNFIGFVISGLIMMRTSSILKAEQKTNLQILLIFGLALLSMGYIFVEVIPVATFAKLQLARTSPFIQLLGLIAIALWVKQAYRTGNIPLGCLLISISVIKNSGIVLLIVAITLGISLNYSSQLKKTWIIAVLTGLILGISIMLCSYFGVIIALMYLGFLIRQNHPAIKSPWINYSSVFLLILTLVLNYHYHLFLGFTLASPIITCKTRLPKPLKLSILSLLIITGIWSIPHRLKITATPHQPVEILAQRFQQQSSPNALVLVPPSDDKFRFYSQRSVLWSFKSFPFTDRGIIEWEKRMQSITGIVHQSPSVLDEQYRQKSASELIAVARSFDADYILTRRDWHPQLEGKMIDQAENWVIWQIPR; encoded by the coding sequence ATGAACCTCAGCCCTAGACTTCGGGGATGGCAACTAGGGGCGATCGCTTTTTTATTAATAGGCGCAACTCTAGTTTTTTATGGCTATGAACTAGGATCAGCTAATCTCCGTAATCAACTACCAGCCATAGCTTTTCTGGTAGATACTCATCTTTACCCTCGCGATTTTTATGTACAGGAAATGGTGGAATTTAACCCCCGTTTTTTTTATTACCATTTAATAGCTTTCCCGGCTAAGTTAGGATTGAGTATTGCCGGAATTATCTGGGTTTATTATATCATAGCATTTACCAGTTTTATGCTGGCTTTATATGCGATCGGCAAAATTTTCCTATCCGACTCTATATCCCCAAGTATTCTGGTATTTTTAGGCTTAACCGCCGCCAATGGAACTATTGGTTTTACCAATTTATTTCGCCAAGAACCCATCCCCGCCGTCTTAGCTATGGGTTTAGCCATTTGGGGGATTTACTATAGTTTTCGCAGTCGTTGGATTATCGGATATAGCCTATTTGGTTTAGCCATTTTACTGCAATTTTTAATAGGTTTTATTCCTGGAATATTATTTATTCCGATTATGGCTATAAAAAAAATTAATGATAATAAATCCAGTAAATCGATAATCATCGGATTAATAATTTGGCTAATTTTTGCCGCCTGTGTATATGTTCCTATGAAGTTATTATCAGAAACTGACAGCCAGATAATTACCCCGGAAAAATTCATTCATTTATACGCTTATATTCGCCATCCCCATCATCTAATTTATTCCCAGTTTGGTTTAAGGGGTTGGTTAAATTTTATCGGTTTCGTGATTTCTGGGTTAATTATGATGCGGACTTCATCCATATTAAAAGCCGAGCAAAAAACCAATTTACAAATCCTCTTAATTTTCGGTTTAGCATTATTATCTATGGGTTATATTTTTGTAGAAGTGATTCCCGTGGCGACCTTCGCTAAACTACAATTAGCGCGCACCAGTCCTTTTATACAACTACTAGGATTAATAGCGATCGCTCTTTGGGTGAAACAAGCATATCGAACCGGAAATATCCCCCTAGGCTGTTTATTAATTAGCATATCTGTAATTAAAAATAGTGGGATTGTCTTATTAATTGTAGCCATCACCCTAGGAATATCATTAAATTATAGTTCACAACTCAAAAAAACCTGGATAATTGCTGTATTAACAGGATTAATTTTAGGAATATCAATTATGCTATGTTCCTATTTTGGGGTGATCATAGCCCTGATGTATTTAGGTTTTTTAATTAGACAAAATCACCCAGCTATTAAATCTCCATGGATTAACTATAGTTCAGTATTTTTGCTCATCTTAACCCTAGTGTTAAATTATCACTATCACCTATTTTTAGGATTCACCCTAGCTTCCCCAATTATTACCTGTAAAACTAGACTGCCAAAACCACTAAAATTGTCGATATTATCACTATTAATAATTACCGGAATATGGTCGATACCACATCGGCTAAAAATCACCGCCACACCCCACCAACCAGTCGAAATTTTAGCCCAGCGTTTTCAACAGCAAAGTTCCCCAAATGCCCTAGTTTTAGTTCCCCCTTCCGATGACAAATTCCGTTTCTACTCTCAACGTTCGGTCCTCTGGTCTTTTAAAAGTTTTCCGTTTACAGATAGGGGTATAATAGAATGGGAAAAACGGATGCAAAGCATCACAGGAATCGTCCATCAATCACCCAGCGTTTTAGATGAACAATATCGCCAAAAATCAGCATCAGAATTGATAGCAGTAGCCCGAAGTTTTGACGCTGATTATATTCTGACCCGCCGAGACTGGCATCCTCAGCTAGAAGGAAAAATGATAGACCAAGCCGAAAACTGGGTAATTTGGCAAATACCTAGGTAG
- a CDS encoding rhomboid family intramembrane serine protease, translating into MLIIINLIVFALQFLVIFSEPEQVEKIIYTGAFIPCQLAQSCPSDIPAATFTFPAWLTLITSQFMHGGIGHIVGNMLFLSIFGNNIEDCLGHFKFLIFYILCGIAAALIQGFSSPDSIIPLLGASGAIAGVLGAYLIRFPRAKLLVIFPFFPFIPMRLPAYFFLILWFAFQFIAGTSTANIDTATGEEVGGVAYWAHAGGFIFGIILAPILGLFSSRGGANN; encoded by the coding sequence GTGTTAATTATTATCAATCTGATAGTTTTTGCACTACAATTTCTGGTGATTTTTTCCGAGCCTGAACAAGTAGAAAAAATTATCTATACTGGTGCATTTATACCCTGTCAACTCGCCCAAAGTTGTCCATCTGATATACCAGCAGCGACATTTACTTTTCCAGCTTGGTTGACTCTAATTACCTCGCAATTTATGCACGGTGGTATTGGTCATATTGTGGGAAATATGTTGTTTCTGAGTATTTTTGGCAATAATATTGAAGATTGTTTAGGTCATTTCAAGTTTTTGATTTTCTATATACTATGCGGAATAGCAGCGGCGTTGATTCAAGGGTTTTCCTCCCCTGATTCTATCATACCATTGTTGGGAGCAAGTGGAGCGATCGCCGGAGTTTTAGGAGCCTATTTAATTCGCTTTCCCCGGGCAAAATTATTAGTAATATTCCCATTTTTCCCGTTTATTCCCATGAGGCTTCCGGCTTATTTCTTCCTAATTTTATGGTTTGCATTCCAATTTATTGCCGGGACTTCTACTGCTAATATAGATACAGCTACGGGAGAAGAAGTCGGGGGGGTAGCTTATTGGGCTCATGCGGGAGGGTTTATTTTTGGTATAATTCTTGCGCCGATACTGGGGTTATTTTCCTCAAGAGGAGGTGCAAATAACTAA
- a CDS encoding ABC transporter ATP-binding protein, with the protein MNHAVELVNVSKTFRGSKHRDFLAVNDLNLQIRDGEFFSLLGPSGCGKTTTLRMIAGFELPTTGEVYIHGQAMGKRPPFHRPVNTVFQHYALFPHLTVAQNIAFGLEMENLPSAEISDRLSQVLELVKLTEMRDRYPRQLSGGQQQRVALARSLVKQPEVLLFDEPLGALDMKLRKQMQLELKQMQQRIGITFIYVTHDQEEALTMSDRIAIMNQGEIQQVGTPIEIYEYPKTRFVADFIGESNFLTGRVIQINNEQQTVLVDESLPIQIAAEHSLSVGQIVTLVIRPEKITLYPAKSVHIPSWSGLLEERVYIGTDTRYKVKLSPNCYVMVRVQNWHRDDLQRYQPGQQVEVFVSPESIGVLES; encoded by the coding sequence ATGAATCATGCGGTTGAACTCGTCAATGTTTCTAAGACCTTTCGGGGGAGTAAGCATCGAGATTTTTTAGCAGTCAATGACTTAAATTTACAGATTCGAGATGGGGAGTTTTTCTCCCTCCTCGGACCTTCTGGCTGTGGGAAAACTACCACATTAAGAATGATTGCTGGGTTTGAATTACCTACCACCGGAGAAGTTTATATTCACGGTCAAGCTATGGGTAAGCGACCTCCCTTTCACCGTCCGGTTAATACTGTATTCCAACATTATGCTTTGTTTCCTCATTTGACTGTCGCCCAAAATATCGCCTTTGGACTGGAGATGGAAAATTTACCCTCTGCGGAAATTAGCGATCGCCTCTCTCAGGTGTTGGAGTTAGTCAAATTAACCGAAATGCGCGATCGCTATCCTCGTCAGCTATCCGGGGGACAGCAGCAGCGCGTCGCCTTAGCTAGGTCTCTAGTTAAACAGCCAGAGGTTTTATTATTTGACGAACCTTTAGGCGCTTTAGACATGAAATTGCGGAAACAAATGCAACTGGAACTTAAACAAATGCAGCAACGTATCGGAATTACTTTTATTTATGTTACCCACGACCAAGAAGAAGCCCTAACTATGTCCGATCGCATTGCTATTATGAACCAGGGAGAGATTCAACAGGTCGGAACTCCTATCGAAATTTACGAGTATCCAAAAACTAGATTTGTCGCTGATTTTATTGGGGAGAGTAACTTCCTCACCGGACGGGTTATACAAATTAATAATGAACAGCAAACCGTGTTAGTTGATGAATCTCTACCTATTCAAATTGCCGCCGAACATAGTCTTTCTGTTGGACAAATTGTAACATTAGTAATTAGACCCGAAAAAATTACTCTATATCCAGCCAAGTCTGTTCATATTCCCAGTTGGTCTGGACTCTTGGAAGAAAGGGTTTATATTGGTACTGATACCCGCTACAAAGTTAAACTATCCCCCAACTGTTATGTTATGGTCAGAGTCCAAAATTGGCATCGAGATGACCTCCAAAGATACCAGCCAGGTCAACAGGTTGAAGTGTTTGTATCTCCTGAAAGTATTGGGGTTCTGGAATCTTAG
- a CDS encoding ABC transporter substrate-binding protein, translated as MKRLLTLILLFVLGVILPWGCAATSPDGSLTGTGSQNVLNIYNWSSYIDPQAIAQFEREYNVKINYDTYDSGESMYAKLQAGNPGYDVVFSPDYMVKIMVNQGMLQPLDLARIPNIIHLDPQFANPPYDPGNQYSIPYQWVTLGIGYNIDRVGENINSWSQLFDPNFASRVSLLDDMRHTMGAVLIYLGYDPNTTNQNEIFAARDFLIQNSSHITAFVPDTGQNLLNQGEVDMTMEYSGDIFQVMQENPRLRYAIPQEGTIIGMDNMVIPTGAPNPDLALKFINFIMEPEISAQISNFINYGSPNKTAIAEKLIKPENLANPGIYPPPEVFAKLRYLEDVGEATIFYDQAWTEVKLGVGS; from the coding sequence ATGAAGCGACTGTTAACGTTAATATTACTGTTTGTATTGGGTGTGATTTTGCCTTGGGGTTGTGCGGCTACCAGTCCTGATGGGTCTCTGACTGGGACAGGTTCACAGAATGTTCTCAATATCTATAACTGGTCAAGTTATATTGACCCACAGGCGATCGCTCAATTTGAACGAGAATATAACGTTAAAATTAACTATGATACCTACGATAGTGGGGAAAGTATGTATGCCAAACTACAAGCCGGCAATCCGGGTTATGATGTGGTATTTTCCCCCGATTATATGGTAAAAATTATGGTTAATCAGGGAATGTTACAACCTCTCGATTTGGCGAGGATTCCTAATATTATCCATCTCGACCCACAGTTTGCTAACCCTCCCTATGACCCCGGAAATCAATATAGTATTCCCTATCAGTGGGTGACTTTGGGAATAGGTTATAACATTGATAGAGTCGGGGAAAATATTAACAGTTGGTCTCAATTATTTGACCCTAATTTTGCCTCCAGGGTTTCCCTATTAGATGATATGCGACACACCATGGGAGCGGTATTAATTTATTTGGGTTATGATCCTAATACTACTAATCAAAATGAAATTTTTGCCGCTAGGGATTTCTTAATTCAAAATAGTTCTCATATCACCGCCTTTGTTCCTGATACTGGTCAAAATCTCCTTAATCAAGGTGAGGTTGATATGACTATGGAATACAGCGGCGATATCTTTCAAGTAATGCAAGAAAATCCTAGGTTGCGTTATGCAATTCCTCAAGAAGGCACAATTATTGGTATGGATAATATGGTCATTCCTACAGGCGCACCTAACCCGGATCTGGCTTTGAAATTCATTAATTTTATCATGGAACCGGAAATTAGTGCCCAAATCTCCAATTTTATTAACTATGGTTCCCCTAATAAAACGGCGATCGCTGAAAAGTTGATTAAACCAGAAAATTTGGCAAATCCTGGTATTTATCCCCCCCCCGAAGTTTTTGCGAAACTCAGATATTTGGAAGATGTCGGAGAAGCTACCATCTTTTATGATCAAGCCTGGACAGAGGTTAAGTTGGGTGTAGGGTCTTAA
- a CDS encoding S8 family peptidase, whose amino-acid sequence MKRFLLLCLFLLGLGWAVSNFTGLATQGTFDSIVLDFREDLTQTEIADRIRTIADQYQVVPQLNSKFSKDDNIYVVRGDRDLLRSLRKSFRQDTEAIEPNFIYSIDTQPMNVGAIIWGDSNNFPNDPLYGKQWNLRSINVEEAWKETQGEGVTVAVIDTGVSRVPDLKDTEFVPGYDFVNNRREASDDNGHGTHVAGTIAQSTNNGYGVAGIAHRAKIMPLKVLSAGGGGTISDIAEAIRFAADNGADVINMSLGGGGETQLMKDAIDYAYNKGVVIIAAAGNSGENAAAYPARYPRVVAVSALDSTGNKTPYSNFGAGVDISAPGGLTQGGNEDGGILQETINPDTGGSTFAAFQGTSMASPHVAGVAALIRATGVDSPDEIVAILKESSRQVAEDPFNHFGAGHLDAASAVQVALRGQISFRDFFRWLRESGYLSPRFWIDGGAVALLPKIAMVLGSYLLAWFLRNYFPFRWGWSMAGGLIAGSSGLFLLRGLYIFDLPQWPMRVMGSSLPELGGAIQGSSILNPVFASVLIPAVLVVLFLGHPEWKWLAIGTTIGVASFLVISAFISPAVWGLGSGAIARGFLVINALLCIGLASLALKSETTIA is encoded by the coding sequence ATGAAAAGATTTCTACTACTTTGCCTATTCCTGCTTGGGTTGGGCTGGGCGGTGTCTAACTTCACTGGCTTGGCTACCCAAGGCACATTCGATTCGATTGTACTAGATTTTCGGGAAGATTTGACTCAAACGGAAATAGCCGATCGCATTAGAACGATCGCCGATCAGTATCAAGTAGTTCCTCAGTTAAACAGTAAATTCTCAAAGGACGATAACATTTATGTGGTTCGTGGCGATCGCGATCTACTCAGATCCCTAAGAAAATCTTTCCGCCAAGACACAGAAGCGATCGAACCTAACTTTATTTACAGCATTGACACTCAACCCATGAATGTGGGGGCGATTATTTGGGGTGACTCCAACAACTTTCCCAACGACCCCCTCTACGGTAAACAGTGGAATTTACGCAGCATCAATGTAGAGGAAGCCTGGAAAGAAACCCAAGGAGAAGGGGTGACCGTCGCGGTCATTGATACCGGAGTCAGTCGGGTTCCCGATTTAAAAGATACCGAATTTGTCCCCGGTTATGACTTTGTGAATAACCGCCGGGAAGCCTCCGATGATAACGGACATGGAACCCATGTAGCCGGAACTATTGCCCAATCCACCAACAATGGCTATGGGGTGGCAGGTATTGCCCACCGCGCCAAAATCATGCCCTTAAAAGTCCTCTCAGCCGGTGGTGGTGGCACAATTTCCGACATTGCAGAGGCGATTAGATTTGCGGCTGACAATGGCGCTGATGTCATTAACATGAGTCTCGGTGGTGGCGGCGAAACTCAATTGATGAAAGATGCGATCGACTACGCCTATAACAAGGGTGTAGTAATTATTGCAGCCGCTGGTAACTCTGGAGAAAATGCCGCAGCTTATCCCGCCCGTTATCCCAGAGTGGTCGCAGTTTCTGCCCTCGACTCTACCGGAAACAAAACCCCCTACTCTAATTTTGGCGCAGGTGTGGATATTTCTGCCCCCGGCGGCTTGACCCAAGGCGGCAATGAAGATGGAGGCATTCTCCAGGAAACCATTAACCCCGACACAGGCGGCTCAACCTTTGCCGCTTTTCAGGGGACCAGTATGGCTTCCCCCCATGTGGCTGGAGTGGCGGCTTTAATTCGCGCCACCGGGGTTGATAGCCCTGATGAAATTGTAGCCATTCTCAAAGAGTCCTCCCGTCAAGTGGCGGAAGACCCCTTTAATCATTTTGGCGCTGGTCATTTGGACGCTGCTAGTGCTGTACAAGTGGCGCTGCGGGGACAAATTTCCTTCCGTGACTTTTTCCGCTGGCTGCGGGAAAGTGGTTATCTGAGTCCGCGTTTCTGGATTGATGGCGGTGCGGTGGCTTTATTGCCCAAAATTGCCATGGTTTTGGGGTCCTATTTATTGGCTTGGTTCCTCCGCAATTATTTCCCCTTCCGCTGGGGTTGGTCTATGGCTGGCGGTTTGATAGCCGGAAGCAGTGGTCTATTTTTATTGCGGGGTCTGTATATCTTTGATTTGCCTCAATGGCCGATGCGGGTTATGGGTAGTTCTTTACCTGAACTTGGCGGCGCAATTCAGGGTAGCAGTATCTTGAATCCTGTGTTTGCTAGTGTATTGATTCCGGCGGTTTTGGTGGTACTATTCCTCGGTCATCCAGAATGGAAGTGGCTGGCGATCGGTACTACTATTGGCGTGGCTAGTTTTTTGGTGATCAGTGCCTTTATTTCCCCAGCCGTTTGGGGTCTGGGAAGTGGTGCGATCGCCCGTGGTTTCTTGGTGATTAACGCCCTATTATGTATCGGTTTGGCGAGTTTAGCCTTGAAGTCGGAAACGACGATCGCTTAA